A DNA window from bacterium contains the following coding sequences:
- a CDS encoding patatin-like phospholipase family protein: MSATPVIGLALGSGGARGLAHAGVLQALEEAGLVPSCLAGTSMGAIVGGLYAETLDAAESWRRLARFAQDPEFLETWAPFVPKGSGSEEDAGRFHELVDTLHKKFLAVKTVTRPCLVDESRLRHPLAQMFHARDFAQIGLPFAAVGLDLVAGERVVFRAGDLLDAIYASAAVPGVFPPLARSGRLVVDGGAPYRVPIETCRDLGAELVIAVDIPSFAPGKAEYRTGMDVILRSDAVARLRLDSLVIRTADFVISPDVSAYHWSDFRHAEACRRCGYEAARDALPTLRRLIDERGNWLARVRNLFAKAPA, encoded by the coding sequence GCCCTCGAGGAGGCCGGCCTCGTGCCGTCGTGCCTCGCCGGCACCAGCATGGGCGCCATCGTCGGCGGGCTCTACGCCGAGACCCTGGACGCCGCCGAGTCCTGGCGCCGGCTGGCGCGATTCGCCCAGGACCCCGAGTTCCTGGAGACCTGGGCGCCCTTCGTCCCGAAGGGCTCCGGCTCCGAGGAGGACGCCGGCCGCTTCCACGAACTGGTCGACACGCTCCACAAGAAGTTCCTCGCCGTCAAGACCGTGACGCGCCCCTGCCTGGTCGACGAATCGCGCCTGCGCCATCCCCTCGCGCAGATGTTCCACGCCCGCGACTTCGCCCAGATCGGGTTGCCGTTCGCGGCCGTGGGGCTGGACCTGGTCGCGGGGGAACGCGTGGTGTTCCGCGCGGGCGACCTGCTCGACGCCATCTACGCCAGCGCCGCGGTGCCCGGGGTGTTCCCGCCGCTGGCCCGTTCCGGCCGACTGGTCGTCGACGGCGGCGCCCCGTACCGCGTGCCGATCGAGACCTGCCGCGACCTGGGCGCGGAACTGGTGATCGCCGTGGACATCCCGTCGTTCGCGCCCGGCAAGGCCGAGTACCGCACCGGCATGGACGTGATCCTGCGCAGCGACGCCGTCGCCCGGCTGCGCCTGGATTCCCTGGTGATCCGCACCGCCGACTTCGTGATCTCGCCGGACGTGTCCGCGTACCACTGGTCCGATTTCCGCCACGCCGAAGCTTGCCGCCGCTGCGGCTACGAAGCGGCCCGCGACGCCCTGCCGACCCTGCGCCGCCTGATCGACGAGCGCGGCAACTGGCTCGCCCGCGTGCGCAACCTCTTCGCGAAGGCGCCGGCGTGA
- a CDS encoding cyclic nucleotide-binding protein, whose translation MIPGPPDLAGLLGVALTLAAYALLQSGRLRQEDPRYSLANAVGSGLILVSLVYDFNLSSAAIESAWLVLSVWGL comes from the coding sequence GTGATCCCCGGCCCGCCGGACCTGGCCGGCCTGCTGGGCGTCGCGCTCACGCTCGCCGCCTACGCGCTGCTGCAGTCCGGCCGCCTGCGCCAGGAGGACCCGCGCTACTCGCTGGCCAACGCCGTCGGCTCCGGCCTGATCCTGGTCTCGCTGGTCTACGACTTCAACCTGTCGAGCGCCGCCATCGAGTCGGCGTGGCTGGTGCTGAGCGTGTGGGGGCTC